One window of the Anaeromyxobacter dehalogenans 2CP-C genome contains the following:
- a CDS encoding efflux RND transporter permease subunit yields MTLSDVAIRRPVFTAMMSVTLVVLGLLGLRRLGTDLYPDVSMPFVTVTTTYPGASPGDVEENVTRPIEDAVSSIAGIDKVFSSSREDVSLVFIEFELSVPLGEAVQNVRDKVGIAQGELPLGARAPVIAQYDVAAQPVLVFSAASGQDPVALREKLDDQVRPRLEQLEGVAAVRIVGGAEPEVSVDLFRDRLRAVGLDPDAVFRRIQGEHLDLPGGKFPAGDGEVGIRVRGEFRDVDALRRMPVTAAQDGSLVRLAEVALVRKGAKEPKTLVRTDGVDAVAVEVVKQAGANSAAVANEVKRLLPELQAELGFRAQVLVDQSVIIEANAHEVWVAIFFGGAMAVLIILLFLLDVRGTVISALALPTSVVGTLFVMYWMGFSLNQLTLLGLSLAIGLLIDDAVVVRESITRRLEAGEPPPVAASRGTQEIALAVMATTFTLVAVFVPVAFMQGITGQFFRQFGLTITVAVLISLFVAFTLDPMLSARFVRAHVPGQERREHPVARRIRAAFDANDRVYARTLDWVLRHRALTFAAAALLFLASLVVAPLLGSEFAPKEDRNQLIVNLEYPPGTSLATASRRSATLEERVRALPGVTAVYATIGYQEDPRQVRWRVNLVDKNARPDGVETYKAWIRGVLAADERLATRAVSDPPMLEGIGDFPPVLMHVTGRDFARLREEAERLVAAMREIPALTDIQLKDSPGKPELQVEVDREEAARLGVPAGAVALQVRLATQGEVAGKLREGRRESEIRVRLAGDDRESRGALDGMWISTPRGPVALAQLARLERSTSPAVIEHQRRERSISVWAQIAPGYDLGGAVQALRAKVGARPLPAGYAYIWDGMQKEQAESQANMGMALLIAVVFIFIVLASQFESFVHPFTIMLSLPLAIVGAVLGLGIAGQTVNLGSLIGIILLMGLVTKNAILLVDGALQHLREGDDPETAVRRSGPRRLRPILMTSGAMILGMLPTALGKGMGSEFRAPMAIAVIGGVITSTMLTLWVVPVVFVWVEKLRRRGRRGPRAVADAPEPPAARDRAAGGA; encoded by the coding sequence ATGACGCTCTCCGACGTCGCCATCCGCCGGCCGGTCTTCACCGCCATGATGTCGGTGACGCTGGTCGTGCTCGGCCTGCTCGGCCTGCGCCGGCTGGGCACCGACCTCTACCCCGACGTCAGCATGCCGTTCGTCACCGTCACCACCACCTACCCCGGCGCGAGCCCGGGCGACGTCGAGGAGAACGTCACCCGTCCCATCGAGGACGCGGTCTCGTCCATCGCCGGGATCGACAAGGTCTTCTCGTCCTCGCGCGAGGACGTGTCGCTGGTGTTCATCGAGTTCGAGCTGTCGGTCCCGCTGGGCGAGGCGGTCCAGAACGTCCGCGACAAGGTGGGCATCGCGCAGGGGGAGCTGCCGCTCGGCGCCCGCGCGCCGGTGATCGCGCAGTACGACGTGGCGGCGCAGCCGGTGCTCGTGTTCTCGGCGGCGTCCGGCCAGGATCCCGTCGCGCTCCGCGAGAAGCTGGACGACCAGGTGCGCCCGCGGCTCGAGCAGCTCGAGGGCGTGGCGGCGGTGCGCATCGTGGGCGGGGCCGAGCCGGAGGTCTCGGTGGACCTGTTCCGCGACCGGCTCCGCGCGGTCGGGCTGGACCCGGACGCCGTGTTCCGGCGCATCCAGGGCGAGCACCTCGACCTGCCCGGCGGGAAGTTCCCGGCCGGCGACGGCGAGGTCGGCATCCGCGTGCGCGGCGAGTTCCGGGACGTGGACGCGCTCCGCCGGATGCCGGTGACCGCGGCGCAGGACGGCTCGCTGGTGCGCCTCGCCGAGGTGGCGCTGGTGCGCAAGGGCGCCAAGGAGCCGAAGACGCTGGTCCGCACCGACGGCGTGGACGCGGTCGCGGTCGAGGTGGTGAAGCAGGCCGGCGCGAACTCCGCCGCGGTCGCGAACGAGGTGAAGCGGCTGCTGCCCGAGCTACAGGCCGAGCTCGGCTTCCGGGCGCAGGTCCTGGTGGACCAGTCGGTGATCATCGAGGCCAACGCGCACGAGGTGTGGGTCGCCATCTTCTTCGGCGGCGCGATGGCCGTGCTGATCATCCTGCTGTTCCTGCTGGACGTGCGCGGCACCGTCATCTCCGCGCTCGCCCTGCCGACCTCGGTGGTGGGCACGCTGTTCGTGATGTACTGGATGGGCTTCTCGCTGAACCAGCTCACCCTGCTCGGCCTCTCGCTCGCGATCGGCCTGCTCATCGACGACGCGGTGGTGGTCCGCGAGAGCATCACCCGCCGGCTCGAGGCCGGGGAGCCGCCGCCGGTGGCGGCCAGCCGCGGCACGCAGGAGATCGCGCTGGCGGTGATGGCGACCACCTTCACCCTGGTGGCGGTGTTCGTGCCGGTCGCGTTCATGCAGGGCATCACCGGGCAGTTCTTCCGCCAGTTCGGGCTCACCATCACGGTGGCCGTGCTCATCTCGCTGTTCGTGGCGTTCACGCTCGACCCGATGCTCTCGGCGCGGTTCGTGCGCGCCCACGTCCCGGGCCAGGAGCGGCGGGAGCACCCGGTGGCCCGGCGGATCCGCGCCGCCTTCGACGCGAACGATCGCGTGTACGCGCGCACGCTGGACTGGGTGCTCCGGCACCGCGCCCTCACCTTCGCGGCGGCCGCGTTGCTGTTCCTGGCCAGCCTGGTGGTGGCCCCGCTGCTCGGGTCCGAGTTCGCGCCCAAGGAGGACCGCAACCAGCTCATCGTGAACCTGGAGTACCCGCCGGGCACCAGCCTCGCCACCGCCTCCCGGCGGAGCGCCACCCTGGAGGAGCGCGTGCGCGCGCTGCCCGGCGTGACCGCGGTCTACGCGACCATCGGCTACCAGGAGGACCCGCGGCAGGTCCGCTGGCGCGTCAATCTCGTGGACAAGAACGCGCGCCCCGACGGCGTCGAGACGTACAAGGCCTGGATCCGCGGCGTCCTCGCCGCCGACGAGCGGCTCGCGACCCGGGCCGTCTCGGACCCGCCCATGCTGGAGGGCATCGGCGACTTCCCGCCGGTGCTCATGCACGTGACCGGGCGCGACTTCGCCCGGCTCCGCGAGGAGGCGGAGCGCCTGGTCGCGGCGATGCGCGAGATCCCTGCGCTCACCGACATCCAGCTCAAGGACTCGCCGGGCAAGCCCGAGCTGCAGGTCGAGGTGGACCGCGAGGAGGCGGCGCGGCTGGGCGTCCCGGCCGGCGCGGTCGCGCTGCAGGTGCGCCTGGCCACGCAGGGCGAGGTCGCGGGCAAGCTGCGCGAGGGGCGGCGCGAGTCGGAGATCCGCGTGCGGCTGGCCGGGGACGACCGGGAGTCGCGCGGCGCGCTCGACGGGATGTGGATCTCGACGCCGCGCGGGCCGGTGGCGCTCGCGCAGCTCGCGCGGCTCGAGCGCTCGACCAGCCCGGCCGTGATCGAGCACCAGCGGCGCGAGCGCAGCATCTCGGTCTGGGCGCAGATCGCCCCGGGGTACGACCTGGGCGGCGCGGTGCAGGCGCTCCGCGCGAAGGTGGGCGCGCGCCCGCTGCCGGCCGGCTACGCGTACATCTGGGACGGCATGCAGAAGGAGCAGGCCGAGTCGCAGGCGAACATGGGGATGGCGCTGCTCATCGCGGTGGTGTTCATCTTCATCGTCCTGGCGAGCCAGTTCGAGTCGTTCGTCCACCCGTTCACCATCATGCTCTCGCTCCCGCTCGCCATCGTGGGCGCGGTGCTGGGGCTGGGGATCGCCGGCCAGACGGTGAACCTCGGCTCGCTCATCGGGATCATCCTGCTGATGGGGCTCGTCACGAAGAACGCCATCCTGCTGGTGGACGGGGCGCTGCAGCACCTCCGCGAGGGCGACGACCCGGAGACCGCGGTGCGCAGGTCCGGCCCGCGCCGGCTTCGCCCCATCCTCATGACGAGCGGCGCGATGATCCTGGGGATGCTGCCCACCGCGCTCGGGAAGGGCATGGGCAGCGAGTTCCGCGCGCCCATGGCCATCGCCGTCATCGGCGGCGTGATCACCTCCACCATGCTGACGCTGTGGGTGGTGCCGGTGGTCTTCGTGTGGGTGGAGAAGCTGCGCCGCCGCGGGCGCCGCGGGCCGCGCGCCGTCGCCGACGCGCCGGAGCCGCCGGCCGCGCGCGATCGGGCCGCCGGCGGGGCCTAG
- the ccoS gene encoding cbb3-type cytochrome oxidase assembly protein CcoS, with protein sequence MGTLGFLIVLSLSLGVAAWLFFLWSVKSGQYDDPEGPKYRMLDDDDEPRGRPQPPPAPEAGDPDRER encoded by the coding sequence ATGGGCACCCTCGGCTTCCTCATCGTCCTGTCGCTGTCGCTCGGGGTCGCCGCCTGGCTGTTCTTCCTCTGGTCGGTGAAGAGCGGCCAGTACGACGATCCGGAGGGTCCGAAGTACCGGATGCTGGACGACGACGACGAGCCGCGCGGCCGGCCGCAGCCCCCGCCGGCGCCGGAGGCGGGCGATCCGGACCGCGAGCGCTAG
- the acnB gene encoding bifunctional aconitate hydratase 2/2-methylisocitrate dehydratase encodes MIEAYLKHEAERKAQGIPPKPLDPEQTKGLVQLLEAPPKGQEAFLLGLLRDRVSPGVDPAAEVKAKFLADVVSGAKRCPLVSRKEAVELLGTMMGGYNVPPLVAALKDAELAGAAAKALSHTTYVYAAFDDVLALSKTNAAAKSVVDAWAKAEWFSSRPGVPETVKVKIFKVDGEINTDDFSPAGDASTRPDIPLHALAMGKTRFPGGLKTIAEFRAQGFQVAFVGDVVGTGSSRKSACNSVLWAIGEDIPFVPNKRRGGVIIGGVIAPIFFNTAQDSGALPIRTDVTKLKTGDVVVIDTKKGEVRTEQGEVLSTFKLEPVTVPDEFRAGGRIPLIIGRALTDKARKALGLKEIDLFAVAKNPQPKAGQGYSLAQKMVGKACGIAGALPGGYYEPKMTTVGSQDTTGPMTADELKELACLKFQAPMVMQSFCHTAAYPKPADVKMHGALPSFIQQRGGVALRPGDGVIHSWLNRLLLPDTVGTGGDSHTRFPIGISFPAGSGLVAFGAALGFMPLDMPESVLVRFKGKLNPGITLRDVVNAIPYWAIKQGLLTVPKKNKKNVFNGRILEMEGLPDLTVEQAFELTDAAAERSAAAAAVDLSEKSVATYLRSNVALMRKMIADGYGDKAALEARISAVEAWLAKPELLRADKNADYAAVIEIDLAEITEPILACPNDPDDVKLLSDVQNTKIDDVFLGSCMTNIGHFRAAGEIWKGQKNTGLVRTWLCPPTRMDQQELRDEAYFSVYSQIGARIEIAGCSLCMGNQARVPDGVNVYSTSTRNFDDRMGNGARVFLGSAELGAVAANLGRLPTVAEYFAVYNEKIAPKAGQVYRYLQFDELAEYKGLRVVA; translated from the coding sequence GTGATCGAGGCGTACCTGAAGCACGAGGCCGAGCGGAAGGCCCAGGGGATCCCGCCGAAGCCCCTCGACCCCGAGCAGACGAAGGGGCTGGTCCAGCTCCTCGAGGCGCCGCCGAAGGGCCAGGAGGCGTTCCTCCTCGGGCTGCTGCGCGACCGCGTGTCGCCCGGCGTGGACCCGGCCGCCGAGGTGAAGGCGAAGTTCCTCGCCGACGTGGTCTCCGGCGCGAAGAGGTGCCCGCTCGTCTCGCGCAAGGAGGCGGTGGAGCTGCTCGGCACGATGATGGGCGGCTACAACGTGCCGCCGCTCGTCGCCGCGCTGAAGGACGCGGAGCTGGCCGGCGCGGCCGCGAAGGCGCTCTCGCACACCACCTACGTCTACGCCGCGTTCGACGACGTGCTGGCGCTCTCCAAGACGAACGCCGCCGCGAAGTCGGTGGTGGACGCCTGGGCCAAGGCCGAGTGGTTCTCGTCGCGCCCCGGCGTGCCCGAGACGGTCAAGGTCAAGATCTTCAAGGTGGACGGCGAGATCAACACCGACGACTTCTCGCCCGCCGGCGACGCCTCCACCCGCCCGGACATCCCGCTCCACGCGCTGGCCATGGGCAAGACCCGCTTCCCGGGCGGCCTGAAGACCATCGCCGAGTTCCGCGCCCAGGGCTTCCAGGTCGCGTTCGTGGGCGACGTGGTCGGCACCGGCTCCTCCCGCAAGTCGGCCTGCAACTCGGTCCTGTGGGCCATCGGCGAGGACATCCCGTTCGTGCCGAACAAGCGGCGCGGCGGCGTGATCATCGGCGGCGTCATCGCCCCCATCTTCTTCAACACCGCGCAGGACTCGGGCGCGCTGCCCATCCGCACCGACGTCACGAAGCTGAAGACCGGCGACGTGGTGGTGATCGACACGAAGAAGGGCGAGGTCCGCACCGAGCAGGGCGAGGTGCTCTCCACCTTCAAGCTCGAGCCGGTCACCGTGCCGGACGAGTTCCGCGCCGGCGGCCGCATCCCGCTCATCATCGGGCGCGCGCTCACCGACAAGGCCCGCAAGGCGCTCGGGCTGAAGGAGATCGACCTGTTCGCGGTGGCGAAGAACCCGCAGCCGAAGGCCGGCCAGGGCTACTCGCTCGCGCAGAAGATGGTCGGCAAGGCGTGCGGCATCGCCGGCGCGCTGCCCGGCGGCTACTACGAGCCGAAGATGACCACGGTCGGCTCGCAGGACACCACCGGCCCGATGACCGCCGACGAGCTGAAGGAGCTCGCCTGCCTGAAGTTCCAGGCGCCCATGGTGATGCAGTCGTTCTGCCACACCGCGGCCTACCCGAAGCCGGCCGACGTGAAGATGCACGGCGCGCTGCCGTCCTTCATCCAGCAGCGCGGCGGCGTGGCGCTCCGCCCCGGCGACGGCGTGATCCACTCCTGGCTGAACCGCCTCCTGCTCCCCGACACGGTGGGCACCGGCGGCGACTCGCACACCCGCTTCCCCATCGGCATCTCCTTCCCGGCCGGCTCCGGCCTGGTGGCGTTCGGCGCGGCGCTCGGCTTCATGCCGCTCGACATGCCGGAGAGCGTGCTGGTGCGGTTCAAGGGCAAGCTCAACCCGGGCATCACGCTCCGTGACGTGGTGAACGCGATCCCGTACTGGGCCATCAAGCAGGGCCTGCTGACCGTCCCGAAGAAGAACAAGAAGAACGTCTTCAACGGCCGGATCCTGGAGATGGAGGGCCTGCCCGACCTGACCGTGGAGCAGGCGTTCGAGCTGACCGACGCGGCGGCGGAGCGCAGCGCCGCGGCGGCCGCGGTGGACCTCTCGGAGAAGAGCGTCGCGACGTACCTCCGCTCCAACGTGGCGCTGATGCGGAAGATGATCGCCGACGGGTACGGCGACAAGGCGGCGCTGGAGGCGCGCATCTCGGCGGTGGAGGCCTGGCTCGCGAAGCCGGAGCTGCTCCGCGCCGACAAGAACGCCGACTACGCCGCGGTGATCGAGATCGACCTGGCCGAGATCACCGAGCCGATCCTGGCGTGCCCGAACGACCCGGACGACGTGAAGCTGCTGTCGGACGTCCAGAACACGAAGATCGACGACGTGTTCCTGGGCTCCTGCATGACGAACATCGGCCACTTCCGCGCGGCCGGCGAGATCTGGAAGGGCCAGAAGAACACCGGCCTGGTCCGCACCTGGCTCTGCCCGCCCACGCGGATGGACCAGCAGGAGCTGCGCGACGAGGCGTACTTCTCCGTCTACAGCCAGATCGGCGCCCGCATCGAGATCGCCGGCTGCTCGCTGTGCATGGGCAACCAGGCGCGCGTGCCGGACGGCGTGAACGTGTACTCGACGTCCACCCGCAACTTCGACGACCGCATGGGCAACGGCGCCCGCGTGTTCCTCGGCTCCGCCGAGCTGGGCGCGGTGGCGGCGAACCTGGGGCGGCTGCCGACGGTGGCCGAGTACTTCGCCGTCTACAACGAGAAGATCGCGCCGAAGGCCGGCCAGGTGTACCGGTACCTGCAGTTCGACGAGCTGGCCGAGTACAAGGGCCTGCGCGTCGTCGCGTAG
- the mtnP gene encoding S-methyl-5'-thioadenosine phosphorylase — MARAMVGVIGGTGLGEALGALGGGEVRELDTPFGRPSAPITLTEVGGVPLALLPRHGEGHMLNPSQVPYRANIWALKSLGVTHVLASGAVGSLREEVAPRNLVIPDQVIDRTFRRAGTFFDDLAVHVEFAAPFCTTLRNVLVKAGTGFPARVHQGGTYVCMEGPQFSTRAESELHRSWGASLIGMTVMPEAKLAREAELCYALVALPTDYDCWKPHPASVDQAKLIEEILGNVKSATQNAIELIRRAIPHVAALEKPCACQSALALAIWSDRSRIAPATREKLRPILEKYLAG, encoded by the coding sequence ATGGCGCGCGCGATGGTCGGGGTGATCGGGGGGACGGGGCTGGGCGAGGCGCTCGGCGCCCTCGGCGGCGGCGAGGTCCGCGAGCTGGACACGCCGTTCGGCAGGCCGTCCGCGCCCATCACGCTCACCGAGGTGGGCGGGGTGCCGCTGGCGCTGCTCCCGCGGCACGGGGAGGGGCACATGCTCAACCCGTCGCAGGTCCCGTACCGCGCGAACATCTGGGCGCTGAAGTCGCTGGGCGTGACCCACGTGCTCGCGAGCGGCGCGGTCGGGAGCCTGCGCGAGGAGGTGGCGCCGCGCAACCTGGTCATCCCGGATCAGGTGATCGACAGGACCTTCCGCCGCGCCGGCACGTTCTTCGACGACCTCGCGGTGCACGTGGAGTTCGCGGCGCCGTTCTGCACCACGCTGCGCAACGTCCTCGTGAAGGCCGGCACCGGGTTCCCGGCCCGCGTCCACCAGGGCGGGACGTACGTCTGCATGGAGGGCCCGCAGTTCTCCACGCGGGCCGAGAGCGAGCTGCACCGCAGCTGGGGGGCCTCGCTCATCGGCATGACCGTGATGCCCGAGGCGAAGCTCGCGCGCGAGGCGGAGCTCTGCTACGCGCTCGTGGCGCTCCCGACGGACTACGACTGCTGGAAGCCGCACCCGGCCTCGGTGGACCAGGCGAAGCTCATCGAGGAGATCCTGGGGAACGTGAAGTCGGCGACCCAGAACGCGATCGAGCTGATCCGCCGCGCCATCCCGCACGTCGCCGCGCTCGAGAAGCCGTGCGCGTGCCAGTCGGCGCTGGCGCTCGCGATCTGGTCGGACCGCAGCCGGATCGCGCCCGCCACCCGCGAGAAGCTGCGCCCCATCCTCGAGAAGTACCTGGCCGGCTGA
- a CDS encoding NUDIX hydrolase, with amino-acid sequence MSERRAFSTSVFCRHGGAVLLIRHRRLGTWLPVGGELEPGETPLEGAVRELREETGLAGRFPAGLGVDGSPPGLIGYEEHPAGSKGLHLNFAFVADVPGRELAACDEWDAARWVTRGELASLECPANVRQLAALALDAPAA; translated from the coding sequence ATGTCCGAGCGCCGCGCCTTCTCGACGTCCGTGTTCTGCCGCCACGGCGGCGCCGTCCTGCTGATCCGCCACCGCCGGCTCGGGACCTGGCTGCCGGTGGGCGGCGAGCTCGAGCCGGGGGAGACGCCGCTCGAGGGCGCCGTGCGCGAGCTGCGCGAGGAGACCGGCCTGGCCGGACGCTTCCCGGCGGGGCTCGGCGTGGACGGCTCGCCCCCGGGGCTCATCGGCTACGAGGAGCACCCGGCGGGCTCGAAGGGGCTGCACCTCAACTTCGCGTTCGTGGCGGACGTGCCGGGCCGCGAGCTCGCCGCCTGCGACGAGTGGGACGCCGCCCGCTGGGTCACCCGCGGCGAGCTCGCGTCGCTGGAGTGCCCGGCGAACGTCCGCCAGCTCGCGGCGCTGGCGCTCGACGCGCCCGCCGCCTAG
- a CDS encoding heavy metal translocating P-type ATPase — translation MRCDHCLLEFPEREAVRAEVAGAPRVFCCAGCRGVFELIQGEGLGAYYDSRRWTEVGPQAAGALDLAAFREAVREAHGAAELDVAIDGIRCASCVWLNEKLLQRTPGVLTARVNYATHRARIRFDPAAVGLERVLGRIQAAGYQPKPWSDAEQLQARRAEAKDLLVRLGTALFLASQLMIYQAALYAGYFQGIDAPTRRLMEWISLGLTLPVVFYSGAPFLRATGRGLRHLRFNMDSLVVIGSLSALAYSVYGMLRGGEVYFDTAAMIPTLVLVGRYVEAAAKGRASEAVARLASLAPREARRLEPGPGGRAERRAVAVAEIRPGDRIEVVPGERIPLDGVVREGASEVDESLVTGESRPVAKSAGAAVIGGTVNQHGALVVEVTRVGKDTVLAGIVRAVEEAQAQKPRIQAVADRVVGGFVPAMLVLAALTVVAWLARGAPVERALMTGISVVVIACPCALGLATPIAVLISTGLASARGLLVKGGDVVERAGRATDVLLDKTGTVTRGRPALRALVPLEPGVGADEALALAAAVERRSEHHVGRAVAEAARALPAGAEPEAAGFRAVPGRGVVAEVGGAEVLVGNRTLLAERGVSLAPEADARARELEASGDTVAFLARGGRPLALVAVADPIREEAPAAIAALRGLGLRVAIVSGDGRITTGAVAAALGVEAVAEASPVQKREAVAARQREGRRVLFAGDGINDAPALTQAEVGAAMGRGTDVTMESADAVLVRDDLRLLPDLVRLSRRTYAVIRQNVFWAFFYNAVAIPLAMAGLLHPIVAAGAMAASSLFVVANSARLRRAL, via the coding sequence ATGCGCTGTGATCACTGCCTGCTCGAGTTCCCCGAGCGCGAGGCGGTCCGGGCCGAGGTGGCCGGGGCGCCGCGGGTGTTCTGCTGCGCGGGGTGCCGCGGCGTCTTCGAGCTGATCCAGGGGGAGGGGCTCGGCGCCTACTACGACAGCCGCCGCTGGACCGAGGTGGGCCCGCAGGCGGCGGGCGCGCTCGACCTGGCCGCGTTCCGCGAGGCGGTGCGCGAGGCGCACGGCGCGGCCGAGCTGGACGTGGCCATCGACGGCATCCGCTGCGCGTCCTGCGTCTGGCTGAACGAGAAGCTGCTGCAGCGGACGCCGGGCGTGCTCACGGCGCGGGTGAACTACGCCACGCACCGGGCCCGCATCCGCTTCGACCCGGCGGCGGTCGGCCTGGAGCGCGTGCTCGGGCGCATCCAGGCCGCCGGCTACCAGCCCAAGCCGTGGTCCGACGCGGAGCAGCTCCAGGCGCGGCGGGCCGAGGCGAAGGACCTGCTCGTCCGGCTCGGGACCGCGCTGTTCCTCGCCTCGCAGCTCATGATCTACCAGGCGGCCCTCTACGCCGGGTACTTCCAGGGCATCGACGCGCCGACGCGCCGGCTGATGGAGTGGATCTCGCTCGGCCTCACGCTGCCGGTGGTCTTCTACTCCGGCGCGCCGTTCCTGCGCGCCACCGGGCGCGGGCTGCGCCACCTGCGCTTCAACATGGACTCGCTGGTGGTGATCGGCTCGCTCTCCGCGCTCGCCTACAGCGTGTACGGCATGCTGCGCGGCGGCGAGGTCTACTTCGACACCGCCGCCATGATCCCGACGCTGGTGCTGGTCGGGCGCTACGTGGAGGCGGCGGCGAAGGGGCGCGCCTCCGAGGCGGTGGCGCGGCTCGCCAGCCTCGCGCCGCGCGAGGCCCGCCGGCTGGAGCCGGGCCCCGGCGGCCGCGCGGAGCGGCGGGCGGTCGCGGTCGCGGAGATCCGGCCGGGCGACCGGATCGAGGTCGTCCCGGGCGAGCGGATCCCGCTCGACGGCGTGGTGCGCGAGGGCGCCTCCGAGGTGGACGAGTCGCTCGTGACCGGCGAGTCGCGCCCGGTGGCGAAGTCCGCGGGCGCCGCGGTGATCGGCGGCACCGTCAACCAGCACGGCGCGCTGGTCGTGGAGGTGACGCGGGTGGGCAAGGACACGGTGCTCGCCGGGATCGTCCGCGCGGTGGAGGAGGCGCAGGCGCAGAAGCCGCGCATCCAGGCGGTGGCGGACCGGGTGGTGGGCGGGTTCGTGCCGGCCATGCTGGTGCTGGCGGCGCTCACGGTCGTGGCCTGGCTCGCGCGCGGCGCGCCGGTCGAGCGGGCGCTCATGACCGGCATCTCGGTGGTGGTGATCGCCTGCCCGTGCGCGCTGGGCCTCGCAACGCCCATCGCGGTGCTGATCTCGACCGGCCTCGCCAGCGCGCGCGGGCTGCTCGTGAAGGGCGGCGACGTGGTGGAGCGGGCGGGCCGCGCCACCGACGTCCTGCTCGACAAGACCGGGACGGTGACGCGCGGGCGCCCGGCGCTCCGCGCGCTCGTCCCGCTCGAGCCCGGGGTCGGCGCGGACGAGGCGCTGGCGCTGGCCGCGGCGGTGGAGCGGCGCAGCGAGCACCACGTCGGGCGGGCCGTGGCCGAGGCCGCGCGGGCGCTCCCGGCGGGCGCCGAGCCGGAGGCGGCCGGGTTCCGCGCGGTGCCCGGGCGCGGGGTCGTCGCCGAGGTGGGCGGCGCCGAGGTGCTGGTGGGCAACCGCACGCTGCTGGCGGAGCGCGGGGTGTCGCTCGCGCCGGAGGCGGACGCGCGGGCGCGCGAGCTGGAGGCGAGCGGCGACACGGTGGCGTTCCTGGCCCGCGGCGGCCGCCCGCTCGCGCTCGTGGCGGTGGCGGACCCGATCCGCGAGGAGGCCCCGGCGGCCATCGCGGCGCTGCGCGGGCTCGGGCTGCGCGTCGCGATCGTGAGCGGCGACGGCCGGATCACCACCGGCGCGGTGGCGGCGGCGCTCGGGGTCGAGGCGGTCGCCGAGGCCTCGCCGGTGCAGAAGCGCGAGGCGGTGGCGGCGCGGCAGCGGGAGGGACGGCGGGTGCTGTTCGCCGGCGACGGCATCAACGACGCGCCCGCGCTGACCCAGGCCGAGGTGGGCGCGGCCATGGGGCGCGGCACCGACGTCACCATGGAGAGCGCCGACGCGGTGCTGGTGCGGGACGACCTCCGGCTGCTGCCGGACCTGGTGCGGCTGTCGCGCCGGACCTACGCCGTCATCCGCCAGAACGTGTTCTGGGCGTTCTTCTACAACGCGGTCGCGATCCCGCTCGCCATGGCCGGCCTGCTCCACCCCATCGTCGCGGCCGGCGCCATGGCCGCCAGCTCGCTGTTCGTGGTCGCGAACTCGGCGCGGCTCCGGCGGGCCCTGTAA
- a CDS encoding UdgX family uracil-DNA binding protein (This protein belongs to the uracil DNA glycosylase superfamily, members of which act in excision repair of DNA. However, it belongs more specifically to UdgX branch, whose founding member was found to bind uracil in DNA (where it does not belong), without cleaving it, appears to promote DNA repair by a pathway involving RecA, rather than base excision.), producing the protein MPRRAPPGGTAAPLVPRRATLPALRRAAAGCTACPLWERGTQTVFGAGAPRATVMLVGEQPGNDEDRAGEPFVGPAGRLLDRALAAAGLDRRDAYVTNAVKHFKWEPRGKRRIHQKPSAGEVRACLPWLEAELAAVRPRAVVCLGATAAQALLGRGFRLTERRGQPVPSPLAEIVVATLHPSAVLRAPDDAARRAALAGLVADLARVAALLRRAPSPEPPAAGA; encoded by the coding sequence ATGCCCCGGCGCGCTCCGCCGGGCGGCACCGCCGCCCCGCTCGTCCCCCGTCGCGCCACGCTGCCGGCGCTCCGCCGCGCCGCCGCAGGCTGCACCGCGTGCCCGCTGTGGGAGCGCGGGACGCAGACCGTGTTCGGCGCCGGAGCGCCGCGCGCGACCGTGATGCTGGTGGGCGAGCAGCCCGGCAACGACGAGGACCGGGCCGGCGAGCCGTTCGTCGGCCCCGCCGGCCGGCTGCTGGATCGCGCGCTCGCCGCGGCCGGCCTGGACCGGCGCGACGCCTACGTCACCAACGCGGTGAAGCACTTCAAGTGGGAGCCGCGCGGCAAGCGCCGCATCCACCAGAAGCCGAGCGCCGGGGAGGTGCGCGCCTGCCTCCCCTGGCTCGAGGCGGAGCTCGCGGCGGTGCGGCCGCGCGCGGTCGTGTGCCTGGGCGCCACCGCCGCGCAGGCGCTGCTCGGGCGCGGCTTCCGGCTGACGGAGCGGCGCGGGCAGCCGGTGCCCTCCCCGCTCGCGGAGATCGTCGTCGCGACCCTGCACCCGTCGGCCGTGCTGCGCGCCCCCGACGACGCGGCCCGGCGAGCGGCGCTGGCGGGCCTGGTCGCCGACCTGGCGCGCGTCGCCGCGCTGCTGCGCCGCGCCCCGTCGCCGGAGCCGCCCGCCGCCGGCGCCTGA